The following proteins come from a genomic window of Corallococcus sp. NCRR:
- the thrC gene encoding threonine synthase: MTAPALKAGYACSEGCGFTASLWDVVYRCPRCEGLLEVAHDEAALRAIPAAEWKRRFESRFATSRLPDGSGVWGKREWALPELPAEDIVSLGEGRVPLKPLPRMAAELGLGSLMLKECGVSPTGSFKDWGMTVLVSAVKHLRSRGTPIRAVACASTGDTSAALSAYAAAAGIPAVVFLPKNKVSLAQLVQPIANGARVLSLDTDFDGCMKLVQAVTADTGLYLANSMNSLRIEGQKMIAIELCQDLGWEPPDWIVIPGGNLGNASALGRGLDLLFNLGLITRRPRIAVAQAQRANPLARAFRGGFQELAPMQAEATLASAIQIGNPVSFRRAVRMLRAFDGVVEEATESELANAAARADREGTFACPQTGVALAAVEKLAASGVMAKGSSVAVVATAHGLKFADFKVGYHRQTLSDVKAAHANPPVELPADLSAVREALKDLG; encoded by the coding sequence GTGACGGCTCCGGCGCTCAAGGCGGGCTACGCGTGCAGCGAGGGCTGCGGCTTCACCGCCTCGCTGTGGGACGTCGTCTACCGCTGCCCGCGCTGTGAAGGCCTGCTGGAGGTCGCCCACGACGAGGCCGCCCTGCGCGCCATCCCCGCGGCGGAGTGGAAGCGCCGCTTCGAATCCCGCTTCGCGACGTCCCGGCTGCCGGACGGCTCCGGCGTCTGGGGCAAGCGCGAGTGGGCGCTGCCCGAGCTGCCGGCGGAGGACATCGTCTCGCTGGGAGAAGGGCGCGTGCCGCTCAAGCCGCTGCCGCGCATGGCGGCGGAGCTGGGGTTGGGCTCGCTGATGTTGAAGGAGTGCGGCGTCTCTCCGACGGGCAGCTTCAAGGACTGGGGGATGACGGTCCTGGTGTCCGCGGTGAAGCACCTGCGCTCGCGCGGCACGCCCATCCGCGCGGTGGCGTGCGCGTCCACGGGCGACACGTCCGCGGCGCTGTCCGCGTACGCCGCGGCGGCGGGCATCCCGGCGGTGGTGTTCCTGCCGAAGAACAAGGTGTCGCTCGCGCAGTTGGTGCAGCCCATCGCCAACGGGGCGCGCGTGCTGTCGCTGGACACGGACTTCGACGGCTGCATGAAGCTGGTGCAGGCGGTGACTGCGGACACGGGGCTGTACCTGGCGAACTCGATGAACTCGCTGCGCATCGAGGGCCAGAAGATGATCGCCATCGAGCTGTGCCAGGACCTGGGCTGGGAGCCTCCGGATTGGATCGTCATCCCGGGTGGTAACCTGGGCAACGCGAGCGCCCTGGGCCGTGGGTTGGATCTGCTCTTCAACCTGGGGCTCATCACCCGCAGGCCGCGCATCGCGGTGGCGCAGGCGCAGCGGGCGAACCCCCTGGCGCGCGCGTTCCGGGGCGGCTTCCAGGAGCTGGCGCCCATGCAGGCGGAAGCGACGCTCGCGTCCGCCATCCAGATTGGCAACCCGGTGTCCTTCCGCCGCGCGGTGCGGATGCTGCGCGCGTTCGACGGCGTGGTGGAGGAGGCGACGGAGTCGGAGCTGGCCAACGCCGCGGCCCGGGCGGACCGTGAAGGCACCTTCGCCTGTCCCCAGACGGGCGTCGCGCTGGCGGCGGTGGAGAAGCTGGCCGCGTCGGGCGTGATGGCGAAGGGGTCCAGCGTCGCGGTGGTGGCCACCGCGCACGGGCTGAAGTTCGCGGACTTCAAGGTGGGCTACCACCGGCAGACGCTGAGCGACGTGAAGGCCGCGCACGCGAACCCGCCGGTGGAGTTGCCCGCGGACCTGTCCGCGGTGCGCGAGGCCCTGAAGGACCTGGGCTGA
- a CDS encoding protein-L-isoaspartate(D-aspartate) O-methyltransferase, producing the protein MGDWSRAEYLARQGIRDRRVLAAIANLSRADFVPVGERASAHQDVPLPIGHGQTISQPYVVALMTEALRLRGGERVLEIGTGSGYQTAVLAQLAREVFTVEIVPELARPARRLLHRLGFTNVFYREGDGSRGWAQAAPFDAIIATAAPADIPRELLRQLRPGGRMVIPVGSVHETQELLRIRRGQPGMLPRVDHLLPVRFVPMTGLASAPG; encoded by the coding sequence ATGGGAGATTGGAGCCGAGCGGAGTACCTGGCGCGGCAGGGCATCCGGGATCGACGGGTGCTCGCGGCGATCGCCAACCTGAGCCGCGCGGACTTCGTGCCGGTGGGCGAGCGGGCGTCGGCCCATCAGGACGTGCCGTTGCCCATTGGCCATGGGCAGACCATCAGCCAGCCCTATGTGGTCGCCCTGATGACGGAGGCCCTGCGCCTGCGCGGCGGTGAGCGCGTACTCGAGATTGGCACCGGCTCCGGCTACCAGACGGCGGTGCTGGCGCAGTTGGCCCGAGAGGTCTTCACGGTGGAGATCGTCCCGGAGCTGGCCCGGCCCGCCCGGAGGCTCCTCCACCGGCTGGGCTTCACCAACGTGTTCTACCGCGAGGGGGATGGCTCCCGGGGCTGGGCCCAGGCCGCGCCCTTCGATGCCATCATCGCTACCGCCGCGCCGGCGGACATCCCCCGGGAGCTCTTGCGTCAGCTGAGGCCCGGGGGGCGGATGGTCATCCCGGTGGGCTCCGTGCACGAGACACAGGAGCTGCTGCGCATCCGCCGGGGACAGCCGGGGATGCTGCCCCGCGTGGACCACCTGCTGCCGGTGCGCTTCGTCCCCATGACGGGCCTGGCTTCCGCCCCGGGCTGA